The following proteins come from a genomic window of Leishmania donovani BPK282A1 complete genome, chromosome 4:
- a CDS encoding ADP-ribosylation factor, putative → MGNVFSSWFEGLFSNKKASIVMVGLDAAGKTTILDKLKLGASRETVPTIGFHVETVDYRNVTFHLWDVGGQKRLRALWKMYYEGANAVIFVVDSNDRARVGEVREELRTLLSDPLLAGAALLVLCNKQDLPHRLTPAELVEGLGFRDLSDNGLGRYLAGHKWYVQGCCAHTGDGLYEGLDWMCSHLPDNV, encoded by the coding sequence ATGGGCAACGTCTTTTCCAGCTGGTTCGAGGGCCTCTTCAGCAACAAAAAGGCCAGCATCGTCATGGTCGGCCTCGATGCAGCCGGCAAGACAACAATTTTAGACAAACTGAAGCTCGGCGCCTCGCGCGAGACGGTGCCGACGATCGGCTTCCACGTCGAGACGGTGGACTACCGCAACGTGACGTTTCACCTGTGGGACGTCGGTGGGCAGAAGCGGCTACGCGCGCTGTGGAAGATGTACTACGAAGGTGCCAACGCCGTTATCTTCGTCGTCGACAGCAATGATCGCGCGCGTGTCGGCGAGGTGCGTGAAGAGCTGCGGACGCTCTTGTCAGACCCGCTGCTGGCCGGCGCAGCATTACTGGTGCTGTGCAACAAGCAAGACCTGCCGCATCGGCTGACGCCTGCGGAGCTCGTAGAAGGGTTAGGCTTTCGTGACCTCTCCGACAACGGGCTGGGACGCTACCTGGCCGGTCACAAGTGGTACGTGCAAGGATGCTGTGCTCATACAGGTGACGGCTTATACGAAGGGCTCGACTGGATGTGCTCTCACCTCCCGGACAATGTCTag
- a CDS encoding huntingtin interacting protein (HIP), putative: MRVFREAIEKNGGPLPLLYYLQPDAGNTPDPGSAHYRDKSIDLLNTRVDRRTFFECVLSDADFAILTTFLMSGVSVNATRDEDGASALHVAAAGTLEVLNHSDSQGGGGSGQMASGEGAGGGNMRGFHAATREKDELADDGDESSVSTSSILNPPCKNQLIISFLIDNGADVNAAMRGGQGQTPLMMAASRQNMRVVKLLLAKGADLSVQDAQGRTVLSYAVAYPHVMEVLRLWMGEEAFYAAAVRERLLHTACRSLGNAYAALYLIEQIGLDVNMSDDVDVAAAAASPAPVLPGHVLPVDPRNPRRDCIQNRPCAPGTAAMFFAADASDGRHSAWSLAQSSANAAPPTMNATTTAAAGNLAHPPCAGVGSLGAAAVEVVHMGTLHSGDTPLHCAVSAVDVALVRALLSKGADVHAANHSGVTPLQLARSPSSLAQSWKQYWKDELMVMLRPTSASAAAARRRHRELQRDNSPGKVRALLTAYSHANTTQSREKVVREEPALYLWKLYAPMDVVLLVATATLPHVFFYICCCVIRNFFVLLCLLPLIYGAYVGVQRLDRRRAQSRPLTDLGWCVGFVLAQGLCLPLCTTYYYYQYYSFNLEDHTAFSWWLVPAVTATGVLAAYVVLSSPGLVTSTEGQRKGIYASMRNVQGEYERELLYSIDLRTMVKKPLRAQYCPQLRRVVLRYDHFCGYLNTAIGGGNHRAFLWLQVALLSMLCCFYYYACEYRRLMNSVVGLARTSAAAGRAPGHSTTRVAAAMEVDRVIMEKFETALLATAWRRLVYTYSQVILPLMILMVVYALCTQLHAIARNLTFYDVEHSEDESSLYCFTLGSRVYSLFDNGIWANLREFFGWSSLTQKVYRVPQINPYLQQVVKDHQRWQLTGGDACCDNSDRQHQSCTHASGAVCKSGAAAAGTTTTAGTIARPAELGEGESTRAQQMLRAPHHEALAAAAASANVGGLPQGREAAQQERQSASQAEEGGEEHDEAEYYAGNGGRNDGSALAMHIFQEMVRSGRTDVGRRDAIEVMAHGGGADAETQQEWDAAVEKARQMYRFYLQSVGGAGDGDY; encoded by the coding sequence ATGCGGGTGTTCCGCGAGGCCATCGAGAAGAACGGtgggccgctgccgctcttgtATTACTTGCAGCCCGATGCTGGTAATACGCCGGACcctgggtcggcgcactaCCGCGACAAGTCGATCGACCTCCTCAACACACGCGTTGACCGGCGCACCTTCTTCGAGTGCGTCCTGAGTGATGCGGACTTCGCGATTCTGACAACGTTCCTGATGAGTGGCGTGTCGGTCAACGCAACCCGGGACGAAGATGGTGCGTCGGCGCTACACGTTGCCGCGGCAGGTacgctggaggtgctgaacCATAGCGACTCTcagggtggcggcggcagcggccagaTGGCCAGCGGTGAAGGTGCCGGAGGTGGCAACATGCGTGGATTTCACGCTGCGACTCGCGAGAAGGATGAGCTTGCCGATGACGGTGACGAGAGCAGCGTTAGCACCAGTAGCATCTTGAACCCGCCGTGCAAGAACCAGCTCATTATTTCGTTCCTCATCGACAACGGGGCCGATGTGAACGCGGCCATGCGCGGTGGCCAAGGGCAGACGCCGCTAATGATGGCAGCCTCTCGGCAGAACATGCGGGTGGTaaagctgctgctggcgaaggGCGCCGACCTGAGCGTGCAGGATGCGCAAGGGCGTACGGTGCTGAGCTACGCCGTCGCCTACCCTCACgtgatggaggtgctgcggctgtggatgggcgaggaggccttctacgcggcggcggtgcgggagCGGCTTCTGCACACGGCGTGCCGCTCCCTCGGCAACGCCTACGCGGCGCTCTACCTCATTGAGCAGATCGGCCTGGACGTGAACATGAGCGATGACGTCGatgtggcggctgccgcagcatcgccagcgccggtgctgcctgGTCACGTGTTGCCTGTTGACCCGAGGAACCCTCGGCGGGACTGCATCCAAAACCGCCCCTGCGCACCCGGGACCGCGGCGATGTTcttcgctgctgatgcgtcGGACGGCAGGCACAGCGCATGGAGCCTCGCGCAATCTTCTGCGaatgcggcgccgccgaccaTGAACGCCacgacaacggcggcagccggaAACCTCGCGCACCCCCCCTgtgccggcgtcggcagtttaggtgctgccgcggtcgAAGTCGTCCACATGGGCACTTTGCACAGCGGCGACACGCCACTGCACTGCGCGGTgagcgccgtcgacgtgGCCCTCGTGCGAGCGCTACTCAGCAAGGGTGCCGACGTGCACGCGGCCAACCACAGCGGTGTCACACCGCTGCAGCTTGCCCggtcgccatcgtcgctTGCCCAGTCGTGGAAGCAGTACTGGAAAGATGAGCTTATGGTGATGCTGCGGCCCAcgtccgccagcgccgccgctgcccggcgccggcatcgtgagctgcagcgcgacaaTAGCCCGGGCaaggtgcgcgcgctgctgacggccTACAGTCACGCCAACACCACGCAATCACGTGAGAAAGTGGTGCGCGAGGAGCCAGCGCTGTACCTGTGGAAGCTCTACGCTCCCATGgacgtggtgctgctcgtcgcaacggcaacgctgccgcacgtCTTCTTTTACATCTGCTGTTGCGTCATTCGCAACTTTTTCGTGCTGTTgtgtctgctgccgctcatATACGGCGCCTACGTCGgggtgcagcgcctcgacAGACGCCGCGCTCAAAGCCGCCCCCTTACGGACTTGGGCTGGTGTGTTGGGTTTGTCCTCGCGCAAGGGCTGTGCCTGCCGCTCTGCACCACGTATTACTATTACCAGTACTACAGCTTTAACTTGGAGGATCACACAGCGTTCAGCTGGTGGCTTGTCCCGGCCGTCACGGCGACGGGGGTGCTAGCGGCCTACGTggttctctcctctccggGACTTGTGACGAGCACCGAAGGGCAGCGCAAAGGCATCTACGCTAGTATGCGAAACGTCCAGGGCGAGTACGAGAGAGAACTGCTGTACAGTATTGATCTGCGCACCATGGTCAAGAAaccgctgcgcgcgcagtACTGTCCGCAGCTTCGGCGGGTCGTCCTCCGCTACGACCACTTTTGTGGCTACCTGAACaccgccatcggcggcggcaaccaTCGCGCGTTCTTGTGGCTGCAGGTCGCGCTGCTGTCCATGCTGTGCTGTTTCTACTACTACGCATGCGAGTACAGGCGTCTCATGAACAGTGTCGTGGGCTTGGCTCgcacatcggcggcggcgggtcgCGCGCCGGGGCACAGCACGACCCGCGTGGCAGCCGCGATGGAAGTGGATCGTGTCATTATGGAGAAATTCGAaacggcgctgctcgcgacGGCctggcgccgcctcgtctATACGTACTCCCAGGTGATCCTGCCCTTGATGATTCTGATGGTCGTGTATGCCCTCTGCACCCAGCTACACGCTATAGCCCGTAACTTGACCTTCTACGACGTCGAACACAGCGAGGACGAGAGCAGCCTGTACTGCTTCACGCTGGGCAGCAGGGTCTACAGCTTGTTCGACAACGGCATATGGGCCAACCTCCGCGAGTTCTTCGGCTGGTCCTCACTCACGCAGAAAGTGTACCGGGTTCCGCAGATCAACCCCTACCTGCAGCAAGTCGTCAAGGACCATCAACGATGGCAGTTgaccggcggcgacgcctgcTGTGATAACAGCGATCGTCAGCATCAGtcctgcacgcacgcaagcggCGCTGTCTGCAAatccggtgcagcagcagcaggcaccaccaccacggcggGTACAATTGCAAGGCCCGCTGAgttgggggagggcgagTCCACCCGAGCTCAGCAGATGCTGAGGGCGCCGCACCATGAAGCactcgccgcggcggcagcatccgCCAATGTCGGGGGGCTTCCCCAGGGAcgtgaggcggcgcagcaggagcggcagtcAGCGTCACAAgccgaggagggcggagaagagcacgACGAGGCAGAATACTACGCTGGCAACGGCGGTCGTAACGACGGTTCAGCACTGGCAATGCACATCTTCCAAGAGATGgtccgcagcggccgcacgGATGTTGGCCGTCGTGACGCCATAGAAGTCATGgcgcacggtggcggcgcggatgCGGAGACGCAGCAGGAGTGGGAtgcggcggtggagaaggcgaggcAGATGTACCGCTTCTACCTACAGTcggtcggcggcgccggcgacggtgatTATTGA